The Aggregatilinea lenta genome includes a region encoding these proteins:
- a CDS encoding uroporphyrinogen decarboxylase family protein — protein MADVIEIAVPFDEIEARRERVEKAKRFETPDRVPVIPAVAHRVMIPRTGISFGDYYRDPETMLRAQILGQKWLLENVRTDAYSITGAWAGAWTDFQNTFEAGSLGVEIHFPDDDIPWVGEGWVKAETDLKTLEAIDYVHTGINARQVEFRRRMIEVADKYPVRFQGGPVFYPGANPWLTNTSDGPFGVTGDVMGQVEAFTAVYERPDFLREVMRIVTVKMIEWLDFCVQEMQLEHPVNFSWTDDLAVSLSADSFREFALPFNQQMRFHFDGRASLHMCGRSDHLLEIFRDDLKIDEFQGFGYQVNLDRVAEVMGGRVVLIGNVNPMLIQSGTPEDVRQATRTVIEKLKDTRGLIIQDGSNIPPDAPLENVNAMMEAAELYGRYA, from the coding sequence ATGGCAGATGTGATCGAAATTGCGGTTCCGTTTGACGAGATCGAAGCGCGCCGCGAGCGCGTGGAAAAAGCGAAGCGGTTCGAAACACCCGACCGCGTCCCCGTTATTCCCGCCGTGGCGCATCGCGTCATGATTCCCCGGACCGGCATCTCCTTTGGCGACTACTACCGCGACCCGGAAACGATGCTGCGCGCGCAGATCCTGGGGCAGAAGTGGCTGCTGGAAAATGTCCGCACCGATGCGTACAGCATCACGGGCGCGTGGGCGGGGGCCTGGACCGACTTCCAGAACACGTTCGAGGCGGGTAGCCTGGGTGTGGAGATCCACTTCCCCGACGACGACATCCCCTGGGTGGGCGAAGGCTGGGTGAAGGCCGAGACCGACCTGAAAACGCTGGAAGCCATCGACTACGTGCACACCGGCATCAACGCGCGGCAGGTCGAGTTCCGCCGCCGCATGATCGAGGTCGCGGACAAGTATCCGGTGCGCTTCCAAGGCGGCCCCGTGTTTTACCCCGGCGCGAATCCGTGGCTGACCAACACCAGCGACGGCCCGTTCGGCGTGACGGGCGACGTGATGGGTCAGGTGGAGGCATTCACTGCCGTCTATGAGCGGCCTGACTTTTTGCGCGAGGTGATGCGTATCGTCACCGTCAAGATGATCGAGTGGCTCGATTTCTGCGTGCAGGAAATGCAGCTGGAGCATCCCGTCAATTTCTCGTGGACGGATGACCTGGCTGTGTCGCTCTCGGCGGATAGCTTCCGCGAGTTCGCGCTGCCGTTCAACCAGCAGATGCGCTTCCACTTCGACGGGCGCGCCAGCCTGCACATGTGCGGGCGCTCCGATCACCTGCTGGAAATCTTCCGCGATGACCTGAAGATCGACGAGTTCCAGGGCTTTGGCTACCAGGTGAATCTCGACCGGGTGGCGGAGGTGATGGGCGGGCGCGTGGTGCTGATCGGCAATGTGAACCCCATGCTGATCCAGAGCGGCACGCCGGAGGATGTGCGCCAGGCGACGCGTACCGTGATCGAGAAGCTGAAAGACACGCGCGGGCTGATCATCCAGGACGGCAGCAACATCCCGCCGGATGCGCCGCTGGAAAATGTGAACGCGATGATGGAAGCCGCCGAGTTGTACGGGCGGTACGCGTAA
- a CDS encoding uroporphyrinogen decarboxylase family protein translates to MDDSMIMLDDATLDRINRNKAFMTRVWNLENDERPGFIIGYVGPRMKGGTPVPSAIFSTDGPDSVRDRLLDPEKFLQAQLTEMRAQLQFKGDYVPSLCPAIGVVGIPSAFGGEVIWWERDLPAVRPSIGDDPMQVYDLPKPSIRDGELGRILDYTRYFAEQTGGQIPIRLGDFQGPLDAAALIFGHNNFLMAMLTNPDEVHHLMGMVTDLMIEVIHAQRDAAHAYGAEFVPSLHQPWLPDGLAVSVSNDECVMMSTEMHAEFHVPYLNRLSEEFGGIYHHSCGKWSHQFPSLEAIHNLRGLEFGASEATYEPVLEHFNGKVFTSCRIGLQRDMKFDGMADFVRKVMGKAKTTRGFFINVDVTNGIVGDDWPETDLDEIYNLIGAN, encoded by the coding sequence ATGGACGATTCAATGATCATGTTGGACGACGCGACGCTGGACCGCATCAACCGCAACAAAGCGTTTATGACCCGCGTGTGGAACCTCGAAAACGACGAGCGCCCCGGCTTCATCATCGGCTATGTGGGGCCGCGCATGAAGGGCGGCACGCCCGTGCCCAGCGCGATTTTCTCGACCGACGGGCCGGACTCCGTGCGCGACCGCCTGCTGGACCCGGAAAAATTCTTGCAGGCGCAGCTCACCGAGATGCGCGCGCAGCTCCAGTTCAAAGGCGACTACGTGCCCTCCCTGTGCCCGGCGATCGGCGTGGTGGGCATTCCGTCCGCGTTCGGGGGCGAGGTGATCTGGTGGGAGCGCGATCTGCCCGCCGTGCGCCCTTCCATCGGCGACGATCCGATGCAGGTCTACGACCTCCCCAAGCCCTCGATCCGTGACGGCGAGCTGGGTCGTATCCTCGACTACACGCGTTACTTCGCGGAACAGACCGGCGGCCAGATCCCGATCCGCCTGGGCGATTTTCAGGGGCCGCTGGACGCCGCCGCGCTGATCTTTGGGCACAACAATTTTCTGATGGCGATGCTGACCAATCCCGACGAGGTGCATCACCTCATGGGCATGGTCACGGACCTGATGATCGAGGTCATCCACGCGCAGCGCGACGCGGCGCACGCGTACGGCGCGGAGTTCGTACCGAGCCTGCACCAGCCCTGGCTGCCGGATGGCCTCGCGGTGAGCGTTTCGAATGACGAATGCGTGATGATGTCCACTGAGATGCACGCGGAATTCCACGTGCCCTACCTGAACCGGCTGTCCGAGGAATTCGGCGGCATCTATCACCACTCGTGCGGCAAATGGTCGCACCAGTTCCCCAGCCTGGAAGCGATCCACAACCTGCGCGGGCTGGAGTTCGGTGCGAGCGAGGCGACCTACGAGCCGGTGCTGGAACACTTTAACGGCAAGGTCTTCACGTCCTGCCGGATCGGGTTGCAGCGCGACATGAAGTTCGACGGCATGGCCGACTTCGTGCGCAAGGTGATGGGCAAAGCCAAAACCACGCGCGGCTTCTTCATCAATGTGGACGTGACCAACGGCATCGTGGGCGACGACTGGCCCGAAACGGACCTGGACGAGATTTACAACCTCATCGGAGCGAATTGA
- a CDS encoding TIM-barrel domain-containing protein — protein MANVLPHNAPQGFDWVTRLESWGLDGGVLRLAVGTAAGAQAVLTFQALTPAIWHFTFVPPDTQADPPTPIMIMDKTPGVALSVEQTEAGIVVRGPALSLVIDRDPWMLRWLDADGRDIARENPSDIDGLGRPFVLPLGYVRGADGVTTVTESLHLRPDEHLFGLGEKFTPLDKVQQRIVTWTQDAFGSTSERSHKNIPFLISTRGYGLLLDTGARVAWDLGNVSCQSFTMTLDVPTLDGYLIYGPTPAEILDRYTALTGRAPLPPKWSFGLWMSGAGTYRDRAAIEALVAGLDEHDIPADVIHVDTWWLRWRQYCDFRWDEDAFPDVKGFTDALHAQGYHLTVWEHPYISVESDLFEVGEREGYFLTRPDGSVYVIDYGLSLAPRPDGTVRVATPETSWNAPVAIIDMTNPDAVRWFQDLHRPAIASGIDAFKTDFGEDIPEDAVFFNGQTGRTMHNLYPLLYNQAVTEVTRQERGYDLVWARSGTAGSQRFPVCWSGDPAADFDSLACTVRGGLSIGLSGVPFWSHDIGGYRGMPSPRLFVRWAQFGLMCSHSRMHGDSPREPWYFGPEATDIVRRYVKLRYALFPYLYSLAHEAHRTGLPVIRAMPLAFPGDPNAVGKDLQYMLGPSLLVAPVVDDSDARAVYLPAGTWIDYWTGKPFDGPANITVDAPLDTLPLFVRGGAVIPMMGPVTRIPEGRIDPLIVVVYPHGSSAYMLLEDDGETALRYEEHDGARILTLRTEQPRAVIVRPVGFGPLREVRAVDNGQPVEIELHLHQGGIEFRLEGVREAEIRL, from the coding sequence ATGGCGAACGTGCTGCCTCATAACGCCCCGCAGGGCTTTGACTGGGTGACCCGGCTCGAAAGTTGGGGTCTGGATGGTGGCGTGCTGCGGCTGGCGGTCGGCACGGCAGCGGGTGCGCAGGCGGTGCTGACGTTCCAGGCGCTGACGCCTGCGATCTGGCATTTCACATTCGTCCCACCGGACACCCAGGCCGATCCCCCTACGCCCATCATGATCATGGACAAGACGCCGGGCGTGGCCTTATCCGTCGAGCAGACAGAGGCAGGTATCGTCGTGCGAGGCCCGGCGTTGTCGCTCGTCATCGACCGCGATCCGTGGATGCTGCGCTGGCTGGACGCGGACGGGCGCGATATCGCGCGTGAAAATCCATCCGATATCGACGGACTGGGCCGCCCCTTCGTGCTGCCGCTGGGCTATGTGCGCGGCGCGGATGGCGTGACGACCGTGACCGAGTCGCTGCACCTGCGGCCCGACGAGCACCTGTTCGGCCTGGGCGAAAAGTTCACGCCGCTGGACAAGGTGCAGCAGCGCATCGTTACCTGGACGCAGGACGCGTTCGGCTCCACCAGCGAGCGCTCGCACAAGAATATCCCGTTCCTGATCAGCACGCGCGGCTACGGCCTGCTGCTCGATACCGGCGCGCGCGTGGCGTGGGATCTGGGCAACGTCTCGTGCCAGTCCTTCACCATGACGCTGGACGTGCCCACGCTGGATGGATACCTGATCTACGGCCCGACGCCCGCCGAGATTCTGGACCGTTACACCGCCCTGACCGGGCGCGCGCCGCTGCCGCCCAAGTGGTCGTTCGGGTTGTGGATGTCGGGCGCGGGCACGTACCGCGACCGCGCGGCGATTGAGGCGCTGGTCGCCGGGCTGGACGAGCACGATATCCCGGCGGACGTGATCCACGTCGATACGTGGTGGCTGCGCTGGCGGCAGTACTGCGATTTTCGCTGGGACGAAGACGCGTTCCCAGACGTCAAAGGCTTTACCGACGCGCTGCACGCGCAGGGTTATCACCTGACGGTGTGGGAGCATCCGTATATCTCGGTGGAGAGCGACCTGTTCGAGGTCGGGGAGCGCGAGGGTTACTTCCTCACACGGCCTGACGGCTCGGTATACGTGATCGACTACGGGCTGTCGCTGGCTCCCAGGCCAGACGGCACCGTGCGCGTAGCCACGCCCGAAACGTCATGGAACGCGCCCGTGGCGATCATCGACATGACCAACCCGGACGCGGTGCGCTGGTTCCAGGACCTGCACCGGCCCGCGATTGCCAGCGGCATCGACGCGTTCAAAACTGACTTTGGCGAGGATATCCCCGAAGACGCGGTGTTCTTCAACGGACAGACGGGCCGCACCATGCACAACCTCTACCCGCTGCTGTATAACCAGGCGGTGACCGAAGTGACGCGCCAGGAGCGGGGCTACGACCTCGTGTGGGCGCGGTCGGGCACGGCGGGCAGCCAACGCTTCCCGGTGTGCTGGTCCGGCGACCCGGCGGCGGATTTCGACAGTCTGGCGTGTACGGTGCGCGGCGGCCTGTCGATCGGCCTGTCCGGCGTGCCGTTCTGGAGCCACGACATCGGCGGTTACCGGGGTATGCCGTCGCCGCGCCTGTTCGTGCGCTGGGCGCAGTTCGGCTTGATGTGCTCGCACAGCCGCATGCACGGCGACAGCCCGCGCGAGCCGTGGTATTTTGGACCGGAAGCGACGGACATCGTGCGGCGCTACGTGAAATTGCGCTACGCGCTGTTTCCCTACCTGTACAGCCTCGCGCACGAGGCGCACCGCACCGGCCTGCCGGTGATTCGCGCGATGCCGCTGGCCTTCCCCGGCGATCCGAACGCAGTCGGCAAAGACCTGCAATACATGCTCGGCCCGTCGCTGCTGGTCGCGCCCGTGGTGGACGACTCTGACGCGCGGGCCGTTTATCTGCCCGCCGGAACGTGGATCGACTACTGGACGGGGAAGCCGTTCGACGGCCCGGCCAACATCACGGTTGACGCGCCGCTGGATACCCTGCCGCTGTTCGTTCGGGGTGGGGCGGTGATCCCGATGATGGGTCCGGTCACACGTATCCCCGAAGGCCGGATCGACCCGCTGATTGTGGTGGTCTATCCGCACGGCAGCAGTGCGTACATGCTGCTCGAAGACGACGGCGAAACGGCGCTGCGCTATGAGGAACACGACGGCGCACGCATTTTAACCCTGCGCACCGAACAGCCGCGTGCGGTGATCGTGCGGCCCGTAGGCTTTGGACCACTGCGTGAGGTTCGTGCGGTGGACAACGGCCAGCCGGTCGAGATCGAGCTGCACCTGCACCAGGGCGGGATCGAGTTCCGGCTGGAGGGCGTGCGAGAGGCGGAGATCCGGCTGTAG
- a CDS encoding GntR family transcriptional regulator: protein MNAPLQRDIGIPLYLQVSEILMRQILNGKFAPGSSLAAEPDLCVEFGVARGTIRQALAKLEVEGFVRREQGRGTFITWGELQVADTGLTGSQIGLVVPYVRDSFVSTILLGAERAATEHDLSITFKHAENNLDRQNKVLEDLVSQQMAGIILYPVNSLKTDVVEQLVRSSYPLVLVDRYLRGLSTDYVMSDQFGGALRAMQHLIGLGHTHIGLVSWRDPSVSLEQRAAGYRQALIEAGLPYDPALMCEVEGYPSVAVEPLREFLSDTPQLSAVFAVNDQLALAVYKSARELGLRIPDDLAVVGFDNLDFTMHLDVPLTTIEQPAQEMGYQAVEALVRRINGTATTWQQLILPTRLIIRQSCGAEIDEAALDSAVL from the coding sequence ATGAACGCTCCCCTCCAACGCGACATTGGCATTCCGCTCTATTTGCAGGTGAGCGAAATCTTGATGCGCCAGATCCTCAACGGCAAGTTTGCGCCGGGGTCGAGCCTCGCTGCCGAGCCGGACCTGTGCGTCGAGTTCGGCGTGGCGCGTGGCACGATTCGGCAGGCGCTCGCCAAACTCGAAGTCGAAGGATTCGTCCGGCGCGAGCAGGGTCGCGGCACGTTCATCACCTGGGGAGAGCTGCAGGTCGCGGACACCGGGCTGACGGGCAGCCAGATCGGGCTGGTGGTGCCCTACGTGCGGGACTCGTTCGTCTCCACGATTCTGCTCGGCGCGGAGCGCGCCGCCACCGAGCACGATCTGTCGATCACCTTCAAGCACGCCGAAAACAACCTGGACCGCCAGAACAAAGTTCTGGAGGATCTGGTCAGCCAGCAGATGGCCGGGATCATCCTCTACCCCGTCAATTCGTTAAAGACGGACGTCGTCGAACAGCTTGTGCGGTCGAGCTACCCGCTGGTGCTGGTCGACCGCTACCTGCGCGGCCTGTCCACCGATTACGTCATGTCGGACCAGTTTGGCGGCGCGCTGCGCGCCATGCAACATCTCATCGGCCTGGGTCACACGCACATCGGCCTGGTGTCGTGGCGCGACCCGTCGGTCAGCCTGGAACAGCGGGCAGCAGGCTACCGGCAGGCCCTCATCGAAGCCGGGCTGCCCTACGACCCGGCTCTCATGTGCGAGGTCGAGGGCTACCCCAGCGTGGCGGTCGAGCCGCTGCGCGAGTTCCTCTCAGACACGCCACAACTCAGCGCCGTGTTTGCCGTCAACGACCAGCTCGCGCTGGCCGTGTACAAGTCCGCCCGCGAGCTGGGCCTGCGCATCCCTGACGACCTGGCCGTGGTGGGCTTCGACAACCTGGACTTCACCATGCACCTGGACGTGCCGCTGACGACCATCGAACAGCCTGCGCAGGAGATGGGCTATCAGGCCGTCGAGGCGCTGGTGCGGCGCATTAACGGCACGGCGACCACCTGGCAGCAGCTCATCCTGCCCACGCGCCTGATCATCCGCCAGTCCTGCGGCGCGGAAATCGACGAAGCCGCCCTCGACAGCGCCGTCCTCTAG
- a CDS encoding ABC transporter substrate-binding protein, with product MYARKWSLIYLSVVVIVVLLVGVASTGFTSRSAYAQDAVKITLGSWDDENGNVRHQAAVDDFMAENPGIEVEILPNPGGDWHSKVLTWIAAGELPDVYMADSSYVPLYVESGGLENLRPFIEGENGFDPSEVFYESVYENGFYQGDPYVLAKDYSTVAIYANKSLFDAAGIALPEEGWTYDDLLDVAMQLTVDANGNNAASPDFDPEDIVQYGMDNRGPWWRSFQSTVYSFGSHTIADDGSTFDGYINSPEAIAALQWMSDAINVYHVSPTSDWISALPSGVMPLFLDGQIAMVFAMGPWYQDMLEEQPGFEYAILPMPTGPGGHHGAVCWAGFGMAPTSEHPDEAWLLLKALGTEIGQRQYSEHALSSMPAMMEGKTDDPFWSTFIKEVDYLDSLDDLKSPYYLQCIGDPAFTAVIFGADGADMDIEDYMNNTVVPELDECLQTAAGAE from the coding sequence ATGTACGCACGGAAATGGTCACTGATCTACCTCAGCGTGGTGGTGATCGTTGTCCTGTTGGTGGGTGTCGCGTCGACGGGCTTCACCAGCCGGTCCGCTTACGCCCAGGACGCGGTCAAGATCACGCTCGGCTCGTGGGACGATGAAAACGGCAACGTGCGCCACCAGGCGGCGGTTGACGATTTCATGGCCGAAAACCCCGGCATCGAGGTCGAAATTCTCCCCAACCCCGGTGGCGACTGGCACAGCAAGGTTCTGACGTGGATCGCCGCCGGTGAGCTGCCCGACGTCTACATGGCCGACTCCAGCTACGTCCCGCTGTACGTCGAGTCGGGCGGGCTGGAAAACCTGCGCCCCTTCATCGAGGGCGAAAACGGCTTTGACCCCAGCGAAGTCTTCTATGAGAGTGTGTACGAAAACGGCTTCTACCAGGGCGATCCCTACGTGCTGGCGAAGGACTACAGCACCGTGGCGATCTACGCCAACAAGAGCCTGTTCGATGCCGCCGGTATCGCGCTGCCCGAAGAAGGCTGGACCTATGACGACCTGCTCGACGTTGCCATGCAACTGACGGTGGACGCCAATGGCAACAACGCCGCCAGCCCGGACTTCGATCCGGAGGACATCGTGCAGTACGGCATGGATAACCGTGGCCCGTGGTGGCGCAGCTTCCAGAGCACGGTGTACTCCTTTGGCTCGCACACCATCGCCGACGACGGCAGCACCTTCGACGGCTACATCAACAGCCCCGAAGCCATTGCCGCCCTGCAATGGATGAGCGATGCGATCAACGTCTACCACGTCTCGCCGACCTCGGACTGGATCTCGGCGCTGCCCAGCGGCGTGATGCCGCTCTTCCTCGACGGCCAGATCGCAATGGTGTTCGCGATGGGGCCGTGGTATCAGGACATGCTCGAAGAGCAGCCCGGCTTCGAATACGCGATCCTGCCGATGCCGACCGGCCCCGGTGGGCATCACGGCGCGGTGTGCTGGGCCGGGTTCGGCATGGCGCCGACCAGCGAGCACCCCGACGAAGCATGGCTGCTGCTGAAGGCGCTCGGCACGGAAATCGGCCAGCGCCAGTACAGCGAGCACGCGCTGTCTTCGATGCCCGCCATGATGGAAGGCAAGACCGACGATCCGTTCTGGTCAACCTTCATCAAGGAAGTCGACTACCTCGATTCGTTGGACGACCTGAAGAGTCCTTACTACCTCCAGTGTATCGGCGACCCGGCCTTCACCGCTGTGATCTTTGGTGCTGACGGGGCCGACATGGATATCGAGGACTACATGAACAATACGGTCGTGCCGGAGCTGGACGAATGCCTCCAGACTGCGGCAGGCGCTGAGTAG
- a CDS encoding carbohydrate ABC transporter permease has product MSVRSVASTRASRLSPATREALTFYALVSPWIIGFLVFVAYPALRSLYLSFTHYLVGRDPSWGGFDNFSRMAHDANFWQSMKVTGLYVLGSVPGTTVIAIAIAMLLAQNIRGVSVWRTIYFLPSVVSPVAVAVLWFYVFNPEYGLINTLLDYVGIEGPGWIFDKDWALLTVVFMSWWTVGGQIVIYLAGLKGIPKELYEAVAVDGGGPWAKFRHITIPMLSPTIFFNVVLALIGAFQIFEGPWILTRGGPDDATMTYMLNLYRQAFEFGNFGYASALAWVLFIIIMVFTLLVFRSSSVWVYYEAERK; this is encoded by the coding sequence ATGAGTGTGCGGAGTGTCGCTTCGACGAGGGCGTCCCGGCTCAGCCCGGCGACCCGTGAGGCGCTGACCTTTTATGCGCTGGTTTCTCCCTGGATCATCGGGTTTTTGGTGTTCGTCGCCTATCCCGCGCTGCGGTCGCTGTACCTGTCCTTCACGCACTATCTGGTCGGGCGCGACCCGTCCTGGGGGGGATTCGACAACTTCTCGCGTATGGCGCACGACGCCAACTTCTGGCAGTCGATGAAGGTAACCGGGCTGTACGTGCTGGGCAGCGTACCCGGCACCACGGTGATCGCCATCGCCATCGCGATGCTGCTGGCGCAGAACATCCGGGGCGTCAGCGTGTGGCGCACGATCTATTTCCTGCCATCGGTGGTCAGTCCGGTGGCCGTCGCGGTGCTGTGGTTTTACGTCTTCAACCCGGAATATGGCCTGATCAACACGCTGCTCGATTACGTGGGCATCGAGGGGCCGGGCTGGATCTTCGACAAAGACTGGGCGCTGCTCACCGTCGTATTTATGAGTTGGTGGACGGTAGGCGGCCAGATTGTGATCTATCTTGCCGGGCTGAAGGGCATTCCGAAGGAGCTTTACGAGGCGGTCGCGGTGGACGGCGGCGGCCCGTGGGCCAAGTTCCGCCACATCACCATCCCCATGCTCAGCCCGACGATCTTCTTCAACGTGGTGCTGGCGCTGATCGGCGCGTTCCAGATCTTCGAGGGGCCGTGGATCCTGACGCGGGGCGGCCCGGACGACGCGACGATGACGTATATGCTCAACCTGTACCGGCAGGCGTTCGAGTTCGGCAACTTCGGCTACGCGTCGGCGCTGGCCTGGGTGCTGTTCATCATCATCATGGTCTTCACGCTGCTGGTGTTCCGGTCGTCGTCGGTGTGGGTCTATTACGAAGCCGAGCGGAAGTGA